The following are encoded in a window of Polycladomyces subterraneus genomic DNA:
- a CDS encoding redoxin family protein — translation MTGQPQAWRTGLIGLLIVAALIGAVWYGGKQDRSARTIQPSSTPSEQQAGENQAPPQRNMGLKKGDSAPVFALQTLDGQTMDLAKRNGKPALINFWATWCPPCREEMPVLQSMYKRYGKHVDFFMVNLTTEETNVERVSQFLQQHKLTFPVLKDETGEVAETYSILAIPTTYIVDANGVIVWSKTGAVTKKEVTDVLDSLIKPEG, via the coding sequence ATGACAGGGCAACCCCAAGCTTGGCGGACCGGGCTGATCGGGCTGTTGATCGTCGCAGCGTTGATTGGAGCTGTTTGGTATGGCGGAAAACAGGACCGTTCCGCTCGGACGATACAACCATCGTCAACGCCATCCGAGCAGCAGGCCGGGGAAAATCAAGCGCCCCCTCAAAGGAATATGGGATTGAAAAAGGGGGACTCCGCTCCCGTTTTTGCCTTGCAAACGTTGGACGGGCAGACGATGGATTTGGCCAAACGGAACGGCAAGCCGGCCCTGATCAACTTTTGGGCGACGTGGTGCCCGCCGTGCCGTGAGGAGATGCCGGTTTTGCAGTCGATGTACAAGCGGTACGGGAAACATGTGGACTTTTTCATGGTGAATCTCACCACAGAGGAAACCAATGTAGAACGCGTCAGCCAATTTCTCCAACAACACAAGCTGACCTTCCCCGTGCTGAAGGATGAGACGGGAGAAGTGGCGGAAACCTATTCGATCTTGGCTATTCCGACCACTTATATTGTGGATGCCAACGGGGTCATCGTGTGGAGTAAAACAGGCGCCGTCACCAAGAAAGAAGTGACGGACGTGCTGGATTCGCTGATCAAACCGGAGGGATGA
- a CDS encoding cytochrome c biogenesis CcdA family protein produces MSMSDLSWWLAFGAGVLSFISPCCLPLYPSYLSYITGISVSELREKQTADVRRAVVLHTLFFILGFSIIFYLLGFSATWLGQLFESYKETIRMLGGVLIAVMGLFLMGVFQPAFLMREKRLEISGRKMGYFGSTLIGIGFAAGWTPCVGPVLASVLTLSASNPSAGLGYITAYTLGFAIPFFVMAFFLGRTRWILRHSARIMKVGGGVMVVLGVLLYFNQMSKITVWLIQVFGDFVGV; encoded by the coding sequence ATGAGCATGTCGGATTTGTCGTGGTGGCTGGCATTCGGAGCGGGTGTGCTTTCGTTCATCTCCCCCTGTTGTCTTCCGCTGTATCCGTCGTACCTGTCCTACATCACGGGGATCTCGGTCAGTGAATTGAGGGAGAAACAAACGGCGGATGTGCGGCGGGCGGTTGTGTTGCACACCTTGTTTTTCATCTTAGGGTTTTCCATCATTTTTTACCTGCTCGGTTTTTCGGCGACGTGGCTGGGGCAGTTGTTCGAGTCGTATAAAGAGACGATCCGGATGCTGGGCGGCGTGCTGATCGCTGTGATGGGCCTCTTTTTGATGGGGGTCTTTCAACCCGCTTTTCTCATGCGGGAAAAGCGACTGGAAATTTCGGGGCGAAAAATGGGCTATTTCGGCTCGACATTGATCGGGATCGGTTTTGCCGCAGGATGGACACCGTGTGTCGGCCCCGTTTTGGCTTCAGTATTGACATTATCCGCTTCCAACCCCAGTGCGGGGCTCGGATATATCACCGCTTATACACTGGGGTTTGCTATCCCGTTTTTTGTCATGGCGTTTTTCCTGGGGCGAACGCGGTGGATACTGCGTCACTCTGCACGCATTATGAAAGTGGGCGGGGGCGTGATGGTGGTTTTGGGAGTGTTGTTGTATTTCAACCAAATGTCCAAGATCACCGTTTGGCTGATTCAGGTCTTCGGCGATTTTGTCGGGGTGTGA
- a CDS encoding rhodanese-like domain-containing protein, translating into MDGWVWLLVIGLVGWIGVRWLQTHGVKTLSPDAFYQAMQQSDSQLIDVREPEEYRDGHIPGAINVPVGRLSHHLPQLSKEKPVLLYCQSGNRSGIAARMLKKQGFKEVYHLRGGLFGWPYQTTRES; encoded by the coding sequence TTGGACGGCTGGGTATGGTTACTTGTCATCGGGTTGGTGGGTTGGATCGGGGTGCGATGGCTTCAGACCCACGGAGTGAAAACCCTCTCTCCGGATGCGTTTTACCAAGCGATGCAGCAGTCAGACAGTCAATTGATTGATGTACGGGAACCGGAGGAGTATCGGGACGGACACATTCCGGGGGCGATCAACGTGCCCGTCGGGCGTCTGTCACATCATCTCCCGCAATTGTCCAAAGAAAAACCCGTGCTTCTCTACTGCCAGAGCGGCAATCGCAGTGGTATTGCTGCGCGGATGCTGAAAAAACAGGGGTTTAAGGAAGTGTATCATTTGCGTGGTGGTCTCTTCGGATGGCCGTACCAAACGACACGCGAATCATAA